Proteins from one Syngnathus scovelli strain Florida chromosome 17, RoL_Ssco_1.2, whole genome shotgun sequence genomic window:
- the zzz3 gene encoding ZZ-type zinc finger-containing protein 3 isoform X1, which yields MSSKDAGIRAPVLGMRATPPRGCHVDARPQWKCGDESGLKSAHVPPQWRAHQDEEIVGSRRSMAASRSSRVTRSSVGLNGLDENFCGRTLRNRSIAQPEESAVSPLPRARSPKKRQESRQDSRQLAKQDIKPVSKQESKPDPKKEKTKQDAKEDTDNQSVQDAERQISLEGRLKDSKDYNSSLAGEQDFLAGPRKRSGLCLENDVSPEKSEHCDQGNGVPDAPPLIKRAKRCSRVGESREREEDAGSPECPVCLPEPCEGNARVDVPARNSDLAPDSPVLKEEKGELAKDGRVEHEGALESPNAHKASNGLGDNAAENHATLAEESSSPVSAVGYPPLLNGGRAEAPLSPRPTVPCTNSSPARTEVAASAEPPAWFSPAPPEDTLPELVVAGEQEVEDVEVDVVGDPLCLAGEEQVMDSEGDGNGRLHTPVPDTAAASPSPAAYNSNSGETTSPLATSPPPPAEPGRTPLSFVELYEHRYTLRTSPRKAKACSPPRDAAAPKKDGEASEGMDEDFLAPSDSLCHPDHDENTRAEPEDETGRDHGAPVVPGDVGKEAVCSHATEEEEEEEEEPDVYYFESDHLALKHNKDYQRLLQTIAVLEGQRTQAILDLEKLARHRREALADPITFVEQLQKRVNLELPCPQRVVQLPDLAWEQYTSGLGDFQREFCDKKRKTRRLKLIFDKGLPARPKSPVEPKKDCEASTLYSSLPTSDAPENGRQTQMIRGRLCHSSKPDTFNQLWTADEQKKLEELLIKFPPEEVESKRWQKIADELGNRTAKQVASRVQKYFIKLTKAGIPVPGRTPNLYMYTKKATSKRQHHLNKHLSRPSTFLTSYEPPVFMDDDDDERVAFYGAMHDLADDDSDDDGIPVDLRNLPEYKELLELKRLKKLKLQELCEDKAGVRHLGYKCDVCGVQPIQGVRWHCQDCPPDSTVDFCANCSDWSVARHAQSGYTSLACSRPRPTSPVTTWTPCTSPTLYWTATTACHRAPATTTWIPTTSRPTDDRRAPGARSSTARTRSLSFSPFSPARMAPSLKPCRNASGRRRGSRAAPLPLSGHPAKSPGLGEVKPWIF from the exons GTGCCCACGTTCCGCCACAGTGGAGAGCGCACCAGGATGAGGAGATTGTAGGCAGCCGCCGTAGTATGGCCGCGTCCCGTTCCTCGCGCGTCACAAGGTCGTCGGTGGGGCTCAATGGATTGGACGAGAACTTTTGTGGGCGCACGCTCAGGAACCGCAGCATCGCCCAGCCGGAAGAGTCGGCTGTCTCTCCGCTGCCCAGGGCTCGCTCGCCCAAGAAGAGGCAGGAGTCCCGGCAGGACTCCAGGCAGCTGGCCAAACAGGACATCAAGCCGGTGTCTAAGCAGGAGTCCAAGCCGGACCCTAAGAAGGAGAAGACCAAGCAGGATGCTAAAGAGGACACtgacaaccagtcggtccaggaCGCAGAGCGGCAGATCTCGTTGGAGGGACGGTTAAAGGACTCAAAGGACTATAATAGTTCTCTGGCGGGCGAGCAGGACTTTTTGGCCGGTCCTCGCAAACGGAGTGGCTTGTGTCTCGAAAACGACGTCAGCCCCGAAAAGTCGGAACATTGCGATCAAGGGAACGGGGTGCCGGATGCTCCTCCTTTAATCAAAAGGGCCAAGCGGTGTTCCCGAGTCGGGGAATCTCGGGAACGCGAGGAGGACGCCGGGAGCCCCGAGTGTCCCGTCTGTCTTCCTGAACCTTGCGAGGGGAACGCTCGTGTAGACGTTCCCGCCCGGAACTCTGACTTAGCTCCCGACTCACCTGTCCTCAAGGAAGAGAAAGGGGAGCTGGCCAAAGATGGCCGGGTGGAGCATGAAGGGGCACTGGAGTCCCCCAATGCTCATAAGGCCTCAAACGGGCTCGGGGACAACGCAGCGGAGAACCACGCCACCCTCGCCGAAGAGTCTTCGAGCCCAGTCTCCGCCGTCGGCTACCCGCCGCTGCTCAACGGCGGCCGGGCTGAGGCGCCCCTCTCTCCCCGCCCCACGGTGCCTTGTACGAACTCTAGTCCGGCGCGCACGGAGGTCGCCGCCTCAGCGGAGCCGCCCGCTTGGTTCTCCCCGGCCCCTCCGGAGGATACGCTGCCTGAGCTGGTGGTGGCCGGGGAGCAGGAAGTGGAGGACGTAGAGGTGGACGTGGTGGGTGACCCCCTTTGTTTGGCCGGCGAGGAGCAGGTGATGGACAGCGAGGGCGACGGAAATGGTCGCCTGCATACGCCGGTGCCGGACACCGCCGCCGCTTCGCCTTCCCCCGCTGCCTACAACAGTAACTCAGGAGAAACAACGTCCCCGCTGGCAACGAGCCCGCCGCCGCCCGCCGAGCCCGGGCGCACGCCCCTGTCTTTTGTCGAGCTCTACGAACACAGGTACACCCTGCGGACTTCGCCCCGCAAGGCCAAGGCCTGCTCTCCACCTCGAGACGCCGCCGCCCCGAAGAAGGACGGGGAAGCGTCGGAGGGGATGGACGAGGACTTTCTCGCTCCTtcagactctttgtgtcaccctGACCACGACGAGAACACCCGCGCGGAGCCCGAAGACGAGACGGGCCGCGACCACGGCGCCCCTGTGGTGCCCGGAGACGTCGGCAAGGAAGCGGTGTGCAGTCACGCcacagaggaagaagaagaggaagaggaggagccagACGTGTATTACTTTGAATCCGACCACCTGGCTCTGAAACATAACAAAGA TTACCAGAGGTTGTTGCAGACAATTGCCGTTCTTGAGGGCCAGCGCACGCAGGCCATCCTGGACTTGGAGAAGTTGGCGCGCCACCGAAGAGAGGCCCTGGCTGACCCCATCACTTTTGTGGAGCAGCTGCAGAAGAGG GTGAATCTGGAACTGCCGTGTCCCCAGCGTGTCGTTCAGCTCCCGGACCTGGCGTGGGAGCAGTACACCTCTGGCCTCGGGGATTTCCAGAGGGAGTTCTGCGACAAGAAACGGAAAACCAGGCGGCTCAAGCTCATCTTTGACAAAG GTTTGCCCGCCCGACCCAAAAGTCCCGTCGAGCCCAAGAAAGACTGTGAAGCCTCCACCTTGTACTCGTCACTCCCCACTAGTGACGCCCCAGAGAATGGCAGGCAGACACAG ATGATCCGGGGTAGGCTTTGCCACTCCAGCAAGCCCGACACCTTTAACCAGCTGTGGACGGCGGATGAGCAG AAGAAACTGGAAGAGCTGCTTATCAAGTTTCCTCCTGAGGAGGTGGAGTCCAAAAGGTGGCAGAAGATCGCAGACGAGTTGGGCAACCGGACGGCCAAACAG GTTGCTAGCAGGGTGCAGAAGTACTTCATTAAACTGACAAAAGCTGGAATCCCCGTGCCCGGAAGGACCCCCAACCTGTACATGTACACTAAGAAG GCGACCAGCAAGAGGCAGCACCACCTCAACAAACACCTCTCCCGGCCCTCCACCTTCCTCACCTCCTACGAGCCTCCCGTCTTCatggatgacgacgacgacgagcgGGTGGCGTTCTACGGCGCCATGCACGACCTCGCAGACGACGACTCG GACGACGATGGCATCCCCGTGGACCTGCGTAATCTTCCAGAGTACAAAGAGCTGCTGGAGCTGAAGCGTCTGAAGAAACTAAAGCTTCAGGAGCTCTGCGAGGACAAGGCCGGCGTGCGACACTTGGGATACAAG TGTGACGTGTGCGGCGTGCAACCCATCCAGGGTGTGCGCTGGCATTGTCAAGATTGTCCCCCGGACAGCACCGTGGATTTCTGCGCCAACTGCTCAGACTGGTCAGTCGCGAGACATGCACAAAGCGGATACACTTCATTAG CTTGTTCAAGACCGAGACCCACAAGCCCAGTCACCACTTGGACCCCGTGTACCAGCCCGACACTTTACTGGACCGCGACTACCGCCTGCCACAGAGCACCAGCTACAACTACCTGGATCCCAACTACTTCCCGGCCAACAGATGACAGACGAGCGCCAGGCGCCCGTAGCTCCACAGCACGCACAcgttctctttctttctctcccttCTCTCCAGCGCGCATGGCTCCATCGCTCAAGCCATGCCGGAACGCCAGCGGGCGGAGGAGGGGGAGCAGAGCAGCTCCGCTGCCGCTGAGTGGCCATCCGGCCAAGTCGCCGGGCCTCGGAGAGGTTAAACCATggatattttaa
- the zzz3 gene encoding ZZ-type zinc finger-containing protein 3 isoform X3: protein MSSKDAGIRAPVLGMRATPPRGCHVDARPQWKCGDESGLKSAHVPPQWRAHQDEEIVGSRRSMAASRSSRVTRSSVGLNGLDENFCGRTLRNRSIAQPEESAVSPLPRARSPKKRQESRQDSRQLAKQDIKPVSKQESKPDPKKEKTKQDAKEDTDNQSVQDAERQISLEGRLKDSKDYNSSLAGEQDFLAGPRKRSGLCLENDVSPEKSEHCDQGNGVPDAPPLIKRAKRCSRVGESREREEDAGSPECPVCLPEPCEGNARVDVPARNSDLAPDSPVLKEEKGELAKDGRVEHEGALESPNAHKASNGLGDNAAENHATLAEESSSPVSAVGYPPLLNGGRAEAPLSPRPTVPCTNSSPARTEVAASAEPPAWFSPAPPEDTLPELVVAGEQEVEDVEVDVVGDPLCLAGEEQVMDSEGDGNGRLHTPVPDTAAASPSPAAYNSNSGETTSPLATSPPPPAEPGRTPLSFVELYEHRYTLRTSPRKAKACSPPRDAAAPKKDGEASEGMDEDFLAPSDSLCHPDHDENTRAEPEDETGRDHGAPVVPGDVGKEAVCSHATEEEEEEEEEPDVYYFESDHLALKHNKDYQRLLQTIAVLEGQRTQAILDLEKLARHRREALADPITFVEQLQKRVNLELPCPQRVVQLPDLAWEQYTSGLGDFQREFCDKKRKTRRLKLIFDKGLPARPKSPVEPKKDCEASTLYSSLPTSDAPENGRQTQMIRGRLCHSSKPDTFNQLWTADEQKKLEELLIKFPPEEVESKRWQKIADELGNRTAKQVASRVQKYFIKLTKAGIPVPGRTPNLYMYTKKATSKRQHHLNKHLSRPSTFLTSYEPPVFMDDDDDERVAFYGAMHDLADDDSDDDGIPVDLRNLPEYKELLELKRLKKLKLQELCEDKAGVRHLGYKCDVCGVQPIQGVRWHCQDCPPDSTVDFCANCSDCLFKTETHKPSHHLDPVYQPDTLLDRDYRLPQSTSYNYLDPNYFPANR, encoded by the exons GTGCCCACGTTCCGCCACAGTGGAGAGCGCACCAGGATGAGGAGATTGTAGGCAGCCGCCGTAGTATGGCCGCGTCCCGTTCCTCGCGCGTCACAAGGTCGTCGGTGGGGCTCAATGGATTGGACGAGAACTTTTGTGGGCGCACGCTCAGGAACCGCAGCATCGCCCAGCCGGAAGAGTCGGCTGTCTCTCCGCTGCCCAGGGCTCGCTCGCCCAAGAAGAGGCAGGAGTCCCGGCAGGACTCCAGGCAGCTGGCCAAACAGGACATCAAGCCGGTGTCTAAGCAGGAGTCCAAGCCGGACCCTAAGAAGGAGAAGACCAAGCAGGATGCTAAAGAGGACACtgacaaccagtcggtccaggaCGCAGAGCGGCAGATCTCGTTGGAGGGACGGTTAAAGGACTCAAAGGACTATAATAGTTCTCTGGCGGGCGAGCAGGACTTTTTGGCCGGTCCTCGCAAACGGAGTGGCTTGTGTCTCGAAAACGACGTCAGCCCCGAAAAGTCGGAACATTGCGATCAAGGGAACGGGGTGCCGGATGCTCCTCCTTTAATCAAAAGGGCCAAGCGGTGTTCCCGAGTCGGGGAATCTCGGGAACGCGAGGAGGACGCCGGGAGCCCCGAGTGTCCCGTCTGTCTTCCTGAACCTTGCGAGGGGAACGCTCGTGTAGACGTTCCCGCCCGGAACTCTGACTTAGCTCCCGACTCACCTGTCCTCAAGGAAGAGAAAGGGGAGCTGGCCAAAGATGGCCGGGTGGAGCATGAAGGGGCACTGGAGTCCCCCAATGCTCATAAGGCCTCAAACGGGCTCGGGGACAACGCAGCGGAGAACCACGCCACCCTCGCCGAAGAGTCTTCGAGCCCAGTCTCCGCCGTCGGCTACCCGCCGCTGCTCAACGGCGGCCGGGCTGAGGCGCCCCTCTCTCCCCGCCCCACGGTGCCTTGTACGAACTCTAGTCCGGCGCGCACGGAGGTCGCCGCCTCAGCGGAGCCGCCCGCTTGGTTCTCCCCGGCCCCTCCGGAGGATACGCTGCCTGAGCTGGTGGTGGCCGGGGAGCAGGAAGTGGAGGACGTAGAGGTGGACGTGGTGGGTGACCCCCTTTGTTTGGCCGGCGAGGAGCAGGTGATGGACAGCGAGGGCGACGGAAATGGTCGCCTGCATACGCCGGTGCCGGACACCGCCGCCGCTTCGCCTTCCCCCGCTGCCTACAACAGTAACTCAGGAGAAACAACGTCCCCGCTGGCAACGAGCCCGCCGCCGCCCGCCGAGCCCGGGCGCACGCCCCTGTCTTTTGTCGAGCTCTACGAACACAGGTACACCCTGCGGACTTCGCCCCGCAAGGCCAAGGCCTGCTCTCCACCTCGAGACGCCGCCGCCCCGAAGAAGGACGGGGAAGCGTCGGAGGGGATGGACGAGGACTTTCTCGCTCCTtcagactctttgtgtcaccctGACCACGACGAGAACACCCGCGCGGAGCCCGAAGACGAGACGGGCCGCGACCACGGCGCCCCTGTGGTGCCCGGAGACGTCGGCAAGGAAGCGGTGTGCAGTCACGCcacagaggaagaagaagaggaagaggaggagccagACGTGTATTACTTTGAATCCGACCACCTGGCTCTGAAACATAACAAAGA TTACCAGAGGTTGTTGCAGACAATTGCCGTTCTTGAGGGCCAGCGCACGCAGGCCATCCTGGACTTGGAGAAGTTGGCGCGCCACCGAAGAGAGGCCCTGGCTGACCCCATCACTTTTGTGGAGCAGCTGCAGAAGAGG GTGAATCTGGAACTGCCGTGTCCCCAGCGTGTCGTTCAGCTCCCGGACCTGGCGTGGGAGCAGTACACCTCTGGCCTCGGGGATTTCCAGAGGGAGTTCTGCGACAAGAAACGGAAAACCAGGCGGCTCAAGCTCATCTTTGACAAAG GTTTGCCCGCCCGACCCAAAAGTCCCGTCGAGCCCAAGAAAGACTGTGAAGCCTCCACCTTGTACTCGTCACTCCCCACTAGTGACGCCCCAGAGAATGGCAGGCAGACACAG ATGATCCGGGGTAGGCTTTGCCACTCCAGCAAGCCCGACACCTTTAACCAGCTGTGGACGGCGGATGAGCAG AAGAAACTGGAAGAGCTGCTTATCAAGTTTCCTCCTGAGGAGGTGGAGTCCAAAAGGTGGCAGAAGATCGCAGACGAGTTGGGCAACCGGACGGCCAAACAG GTTGCTAGCAGGGTGCAGAAGTACTTCATTAAACTGACAAAAGCTGGAATCCCCGTGCCCGGAAGGACCCCCAACCTGTACATGTACACTAAGAAG GCGACCAGCAAGAGGCAGCACCACCTCAACAAACACCTCTCCCGGCCCTCCACCTTCCTCACCTCCTACGAGCCTCCCGTCTTCatggatgacgacgacgacgagcgGGTGGCGTTCTACGGCGCCATGCACGACCTCGCAGACGACGACTCG GACGACGATGGCATCCCCGTGGACCTGCGTAATCTTCCAGAGTACAAAGAGCTGCTGGAGCTGAAGCGTCTGAAGAAACTAAAGCTTCAGGAGCTCTGCGAGGACAAGGCCGGCGTGCGACACTTGGGATACAAG TGTGACGTGTGCGGCGTGCAACCCATCCAGGGTGTGCGCTGGCATTGTCAAGATTGTCCCCCGGACAGCACCGTGGATTTCTGCGCCAACTGCTCAGACTG CTTGTTCAAGACCGAGACCCACAAGCCCAGTCACCACTTGGACCCCGTGTACCAGCCCGACACTTTACTGGACCGCGACTACCGCCTGCCACAGAGCACCAGCTACAACTACCTGGATCCCAACTACTTCCCGGCCAACAGATGA
- the zzz3 gene encoding ZZ-type zinc finger-containing protein 3 isoform X2, producing MAASRSSRVTRSSVGLNGLDENFCGRTLRNRSIAQPEESAVSPLPRARSPKKRQESRQDSRQLAKQDIKPVSKQESKPDPKKEKTKQDAKEDTDNQSVQDAERQISLEGRLKDSKDYNSSLAGEQDFLAGPRKRSGLCLENDVSPEKSEHCDQGNGVPDAPPLIKRAKRCSRVGESREREEDAGSPECPVCLPEPCEGNARVDVPARNSDLAPDSPVLKEEKGELAKDGRVEHEGALESPNAHKASNGLGDNAAENHATLAEESSSPVSAVGYPPLLNGGRAEAPLSPRPTVPCTNSSPARTEVAASAEPPAWFSPAPPEDTLPELVVAGEQEVEDVEVDVVGDPLCLAGEEQVMDSEGDGNGRLHTPVPDTAAASPSPAAYNSNSGETTSPLATSPPPPAEPGRTPLSFVELYEHRYTLRTSPRKAKACSPPRDAAAPKKDGEASEGMDEDFLAPSDSLCHPDHDENTRAEPEDETGRDHGAPVVPGDVGKEAVCSHATEEEEEEEEEPDVYYFESDHLALKHNKDYQRLLQTIAVLEGQRTQAILDLEKLARHRREALADPITFVEQLQKRVNLELPCPQRVVQLPDLAWEQYTSGLGDFQREFCDKKRKTRRLKLIFDKGLPARPKSPVEPKKDCEASTLYSSLPTSDAPENGRQTQMIRGRLCHSSKPDTFNQLWTADEQKKLEELLIKFPPEEVESKRWQKIADELGNRTAKQVASRVQKYFIKLTKAGIPVPGRTPNLYMYTKKATSKRQHHLNKHLSRPSTFLTSYEPPVFMDDDDDERVAFYGAMHDLADDDSDDDGIPVDLRNLPEYKELLELKRLKKLKLQELCEDKAGVRHLGYKCDVCGVQPIQGVRWHCQDCPPDSTVDFCANCSDWSVARHAQSGYTSLACSRPRPTSPVTTWTPCTSPTLYWTATTACHRAPATTTWIPTTSRPTDDRRAPGARSSTARTRSLSFSPFSPARMAPSLKPCRNASGRRRGSRAAPLPLSGHPAKSPGLGEVKPWIF from the exons ATGGCCGCGTCCCGTTCCTCGCGCGTCACAAGGTCGTCGGTGGGGCTCAATGGATTGGACGAGAACTTTTGTGGGCGCACGCTCAGGAACCGCAGCATCGCCCAGCCGGAAGAGTCGGCTGTCTCTCCGCTGCCCAGGGCTCGCTCGCCCAAGAAGAGGCAGGAGTCCCGGCAGGACTCCAGGCAGCTGGCCAAACAGGACATCAAGCCGGTGTCTAAGCAGGAGTCCAAGCCGGACCCTAAGAAGGAGAAGACCAAGCAGGATGCTAAAGAGGACACtgacaaccagtcggtccaggaCGCAGAGCGGCAGATCTCGTTGGAGGGACGGTTAAAGGACTCAAAGGACTATAATAGTTCTCTGGCGGGCGAGCAGGACTTTTTGGCCGGTCCTCGCAAACGGAGTGGCTTGTGTCTCGAAAACGACGTCAGCCCCGAAAAGTCGGAACATTGCGATCAAGGGAACGGGGTGCCGGATGCTCCTCCTTTAATCAAAAGGGCCAAGCGGTGTTCCCGAGTCGGGGAATCTCGGGAACGCGAGGAGGACGCCGGGAGCCCCGAGTGTCCCGTCTGTCTTCCTGAACCTTGCGAGGGGAACGCTCGTGTAGACGTTCCCGCCCGGAACTCTGACTTAGCTCCCGACTCACCTGTCCTCAAGGAAGAGAAAGGGGAGCTGGCCAAAGATGGCCGGGTGGAGCATGAAGGGGCACTGGAGTCCCCCAATGCTCATAAGGCCTCAAACGGGCTCGGGGACAACGCAGCGGAGAACCACGCCACCCTCGCCGAAGAGTCTTCGAGCCCAGTCTCCGCCGTCGGCTACCCGCCGCTGCTCAACGGCGGCCGGGCTGAGGCGCCCCTCTCTCCCCGCCCCACGGTGCCTTGTACGAACTCTAGTCCGGCGCGCACGGAGGTCGCCGCCTCAGCGGAGCCGCCCGCTTGGTTCTCCCCGGCCCCTCCGGAGGATACGCTGCCTGAGCTGGTGGTGGCCGGGGAGCAGGAAGTGGAGGACGTAGAGGTGGACGTGGTGGGTGACCCCCTTTGTTTGGCCGGCGAGGAGCAGGTGATGGACAGCGAGGGCGACGGAAATGGTCGCCTGCATACGCCGGTGCCGGACACCGCCGCCGCTTCGCCTTCCCCCGCTGCCTACAACAGTAACTCAGGAGAAACAACGTCCCCGCTGGCAACGAGCCCGCCGCCGCCCGCCGAGCCCGGGCGCACGCCCCTGTCTTTTGTCGAGCTCTACGAACACAGGTACACCCTGCGGACTTCGCCCCGCAAGGCCAAGGCCTGCTCTCCACCTCGAGACGCCGCCGCCCCGAAGAAGGACGGGGAAGCGTCGGAGGGGATGGACGAGGACTTTCTCGCTCCTtcagactctttgtgtcaccctGACCACGACGAGAACACCCGCGCGGAGCCCGAAGACGAGACGGGCCGCGACCACGGCGCCCCTGTGGTGCCCGGAGACGTCGGCAAGGAAGCGGTGTGCAGTCACGCcacagaggaagaagaagaggaagaggaggagccagACGTGTATTACTTTGAATCCGACCACCTGGCTCTGAAACATAACAAAGA TTACCAGAGGTTGTTGCAGACAATTGCCGTTCTTGAGGGCCAGCGCACGCAGGCCATCCTGGACTTGGAGAAGTTGGCGCGCCACCGAAGAGAGGCCCTGGCTGACCCCATCACTTTTGTGGAGCAGCTGCAGAAGAGG GTGAATCTGGAACTGCCGTGTCCCCAGCGTGTCGTTCAGCTCCCGGACCTGGCGTGGGAGCAGTACACCTCTGGCCTCGGGGATTTCCAGAGGGAGTTCTGCGACAAGAAACGGAAAACCAGGCGGCTCAAGCTCATCTTTGACAAAG GTTTGCCCGCCCGACCCAAAAGTCCCGTCGAGCCCAAGAAAGACTGTGAAGCCTCCACCTTGTACTCGTCACTCCCCACTAGTGACGCCCCAGAGAATGGCAGGCAGACACAG ATGATCCGGGGTAGGCTTTGCCACTCCAGCAAGCCCGACACCTTTAACCAGCTGTGGACGGCGGATGAGCAG AAGAAACTGGAAGAGCTGCTTATCAAGTTTCCTCCTGAGGAGGTGGAGTCCAAAAGGTGGCAGAAGATCGCAGACGAGTTGGGCAACCGGACGGCCAAACAG GTTGCTAGCAGGGTGCAGAAGTACTTCATTAAACTGACAAAAGCTGGAATCCCCGTGCCCGGAAGGACCCCCAACCTGTACATGTACACTAAGAAG GCGACCAGCAAGAGGCAGCACCACCTCAACAAACACCTCTCCCGGCCCTCCACCTTCCTCACCTCCTACGAGCCTCCCGTCTTCatggatgacgacgacgacgagcgGGTGGCGTTCTACGGCGCCATGCACGACCTCGCAGACGACGACTCG GACGACGATGGCATCCCCGTGGACCTGCGTAATCTTCCAGAGTACAAAGAGCTGCTGGAGCTGAAGCGTCTGAAGAAACTAAAGCTTCAGGAGCTCTGCGAGGACAAGGCCGGCGTGCGACACTTGGGATACAAG TGTGACGTGTGCGGCGTGCAACCCATCCAGGGTGTGCGCTGGCATTGTCAAGATTGTCCCCCGGACAGCACCGTGGATTTCTGCGCCAACTGCTCAGACTGGTCAGTCGCGAGACATGCACAAAGCGGATACACTTCATTAG CTTGTTCAAGACCGAGACCCACAAGCCCAGTCACCACTTGGACCCCGTGTACCAGCCCGACACTTTACTGGACCGCGACTACCGCCTGCCACAGAGCACCAGCTACAACTACCTGGATCCCAACTACTTCCCGGCCAACAGATGACAGACGAGCGCCAGGCGCCCGTAGCTCCACAGCACGCACAcgttctctttctttctctcccttCTCTCCAGCGCGCATGGCTCCATCGCTCAAGCCATGCCGGAACGCCAGCGGGCGGAGGAGGGGGAGCAGAGCAGCTCCGCTGCCGCTGAGTGGCCATCCGGCCAAGTCGCCGGGCCTCGGAGAGGTTAAACCATggatattttaa